One genomic window of Meles meles chromosome 3, mMelMel3.1 paternal haplotype, whole genome shotgun sequence includes the following:
- the PDLIM7 gene encoding PDZ and LIM domain protein 7 isoform X9 — protein MESFKVVLEGPAPWGFRLQGGKDFNVPLSISRLTPGGKAAQAGVAVGDWVLSIDGENAGSLTHIEAQNRIRACGDRLSLGLSRQPLRPLVPDASKQRLMEDTEDWRPRPGTGQSRSFRILAHLTGTEFMQDPDEEHLKKSRSCSQVPRTEAPAPASATPQEPWLAPAGPTTPSPTSRPPWAVDPAFAERYAPDKTSTVLTRHSQPATPTPLQNRTSIVQAAAGGGPGAGSGNNGKTPVCHQCHKVIRGRYLVALGHAYHPEEFVCSQCGKVLEEGGFFEEKGAIFCPPCYDVRYAPSCAKCKKKITGEIMHALKMTWHVQCFTCAACKTPIRNRAFYMEEGAPYCERDYEKMFGTKCRGCDFKIDAGDRFLEALGFSWHDTCFVCAICQINLEGKTFYSKKDKPLCKSHAFSHV, from the exons ATGGAGTCCTTCAAGGTGGTGCTGGAGGGGCCTGCACCTTGGGGCTTTCGGCTCCAGGGGGGCAAGGATTTCAATGTGCCCCTCTCCATCTCCAGG CTCACTCCTGGAGGCAAAGCTGCACAGGCCGGTGTGGCTGTGGGTGACTGGGTGCTGAGCATCGATGGGGAGAATGCGGGGAGCCTCACGCACATTGAAGCCCAGAACAGGATTCGTGCCTGTGGGGATCGCCTCAGCCTAGGTCTCAGCAG ACAGCCGCTCCGGCCGCTGGTCCCAGATGCCAGCAAGCAGCGGCTGATGGAGGACACAGAGGACTGGCGGCCTCGGCCTGGAACAGGCCAGTCCCGTTCCTTCCGCATCCTTGCCCACCTCACGGGCACCGAGTTCA TGCAAGACCCGGATGAGGAGCACCTGAAGAAATCAAG ATCTTGcagccaggtgcccaggacagaagccccagccccagcctcagcTACACCCCAGGAACCCTGGCTTG CCCCGGCAGGCCCTACCACCCCCAGTCCCACTAGCCGCCCACCCTGGGCTGTGGACCCCGCCTTTGCCGAGCGCTACGCCCCGGACAAGACAAGCACGGTGCTGACCCGGCACAGCCAGCCAGCCACACCCACGCCTCTGCAGAACCGCACATCCATCGTGCAGGCAGCCGCTGGAGGGGGCCCAGGAGCCGGTAGTGGCAACAATGGCAAGACTCCTGTGTGCCACCAATGCCACAAGGTCATCCG GGGCCGCTACCTGGTTGCGTTGGGCCACGCATACCACCCCGAGGAATTTGTGTGCAGCCAGTGTGGGAAGGTCCTGGAAGAGGGCGGTTTCTTTGAGGAGAAGGGTGCCATCTTCTGCCCACCCTGCTATGATGTGCGCTATGCACCCAGCTGTGCCAAGTGCAAGAAGAAGATCACAGGC GAGATCATGCACGCCCTGAAGATGACCTGGCACGTGCAGTGCTTCACCTGTGCAGCCTGCAAGACGCCCATTCGGAACAGGGCCTTCTACATGGAGGAAGGTGCCCCTTACTGCGAGCGAG ACTATGAGAAGATGTTTGGCACGAAGTGCCGGGGCTGTGACTTCAAGATCGACGCAGGGGACCGCTTCCTGGAGGCGCTGGGCTTCAGCTGGCATGACACTTGCTTCGTGTGTGCG ATATGCCAGATCAACCTGGAAGGGAAGACTTTCTACTCCAAGAAGGACAAGCCCCTCTGCAAGAGCCATGCCTTCTCCCACGTGTGA
- the PDLIM7 gene encoding PDZ and LIM domain protein 7 isoform X7, with translation MESFKVVLEGPAPWGFRLQGGKDFNVPLSISRLTPGGKAAQAGVAVGDWVLSIDGENAGSLTHIEAQNRIRACGDRLSLGLSRAQPAQSKPQKVQTPDKQPLRPLVPDASKQRLMEDTEDWRPRPGTGQSRSFRILAHLTGTEFMQDPDEEHLKKSRSCSQVPRTEAPAPASATPQEPWLAPAGPTTPSPTSRPPWAVDPAFAERYAPDKTSTVLTRHSQPATPTPLQNRTSIVQAAAGGGPGAGSGNNGKTPVCHQCHKVIRGRYLVALGHAYHPEEFVCSQCGKVLEEGGFFEEKGAIFCPPCYDVRYAPSCAKCKKKITGEIMHALKMTWHVQCFTCAACKTPIRNRAFYMEEGAPYCERDYEKMFGTKCRGCDFKIDAGDRFLEALGFSWHDTCFVCAICQINLEGKTFYSKKDKPLCKSHAFSHV, from the exons ATGGAGTCCTTCAAGGTGGTGCTGGAGGGGCCTGCACCTTGGGGCTTTCGGCTCCAGGGGGGCAAGGATTTCAATGTGCCCCTCTCCATCTCCAGG CTCACTCCTGGAGGCAAAGCTGCACAGGCCGGTGTGGCTGTGGGTGACTGGGTGCTGAGCATCGATGGGGAGAATGCGGGGAGCCTCACGCACATTGAAGCCCAGAACAGGATTCGTGCCTGTGGGGATCGCCTCAGCCTAGGTCTCAGCAG ggCCCAGCCAGCTCAGAGCAAACCGCAGAAG GTGCAGACCCCTGACAA ACAGCCGCTCCGGCCGCTGGTCCCAGATGCCAGCAAGCAGCGGCTGATGGAGGACACAGAGGACTGGCGGCCTCGGCCTGGAACAGGCCAGTCCCGTTCCTTCCGCATCCTTGCCCACCTCACGGGCACCGAGTTCA TGCAAGACCCGGATGAGGAGCACCTGAAGAAATCAAG ATCTTGcagccaggtgcccaggacagaagccccagccccagcctcagcTACACCCCAGGAACCCTGGCTTG CCCCGGCAGGCCCTACCACCCCCAGTCCCACTAGCCGCCCACCCTGGGCTGTGGACCCCGCCTTTGCCGAGCGCTACGCCCCGGACAAGACAAGCACGGTGCTGACCCGGCACAGCCAGCCAGCCACACCCACGCCTCTGCAGAACCGCACATCCATCGTGCAGGCAGCCGCTGGAGGGGGCCCAGGAGCCGGTAGTGGCAACAATGGCAAGACTCCTGTGTGCCACCAATGCCACAAGGTCATCCG GGGCCGCTACCTGGTTGCGTTGGGCCACGCATACCACCCCGAGGAATTTGTGTGCAGCCAGTGTGGGAAGGTCCTGGAAGAGGGCGGTTTCTTTGAGGAGAAGGGTGCCATCTTCTGCCCACCCTGCTATGATGTGCGCTATGCACCCAGCTGTGCCAAGTGCAAGAAGAAGATCACAGGC GAGATCATGCACGCCCTGAAGATGACCTGGCACGTGCAGTGCTTCACCTGTGCAGCCTGCAAGACGCCCATTCGGAACAGGGCCTTCTACATGGAGGAAGGTGCCCCTTACTGCGAGCGAG ACTATGAGAAGATGTTTGGCACGAAGTGCCGGGGCTGTGACTTCAAGATCGACGCAGGGGACCGCTTCCTGGAGGCGCTGGGCTTCAGCTGGCATGACACTTGCTTCGTGTGTGCG ATATGCCAGATCAACCTGGAAGGGAAGACTTTCTACTCCAAGAAGGACAAGCCCCTCTGCAAGAGCCATGCCTTCTCCCACGTGTGA